The following proteins are encoded in a genomic region of Brachypodium distachyon strain Bd21 chromosome 1, Brachypodium_distachyon_v3.0, whole genome shotgun sequence:
- the LOC100833139 gene encoding uncharacterized protein LOC100833139: MASGGYGSPYSYYQPPPAATPYYYSYVHQPARRGFPGGGPRPSSVPLFLLLATLLLLAAGTLYAWFEAAVESLLGQLRPLLVLSPLLLIVAVQLWVASAGGDRRGGFAYLLWQMAAGDDQQPCYDGRWDGGASSSPWGVAVALALVLLLVSCQSSFPDWRSPLLRRR; this comes from the coding sequence ATGGCGAGCGGCGGCTACGGCTCCCCCTACTCCTACTACCAGCCACCCCCTGCAGCCACCCCCTACTACTACAGCTACGTACACCAACCGGCCAGAAGAGGattccccggcggcggccctcgcCCGTCGTCCgtccccctcttcctcctcctcgcgacgctgctcctcctggccgccggcacgCTGTACGCGTGGTTtgaggcggcggtggagagcCTGCTCGGCCAGCTCCGGCCATTGCTCGTCCTGTCCCCGTTGCTGCTCATCGTCGCCGTGCAGCTCTGGGTGgcgagcgccggcggcgatcggCGGGGCGGCTTCGCGTACCTCCTCTGGCAGATGGCGGCGGGGGACGACCAGCAGCCGTGCTACGACGGGCGgtgggacggcggcgcgtcgtcgtcgccatgGGGCGTGGCGGTGGCACTGGCgctcgtgctgctgctggtctCGTGCCAGTCGTCGTTCCCGGACTGGCGATCCCCGCTGTTGCGCCGGCGGTGA
- the LOC100831519 gene encoding pyrophosphate-energized membrane proton pump 3 has protein sequence MMESDMENGRPYQERPRTFSTVRSKSSIPLVFRLLMKINPRALIVLLLLVVSGVFFLGASTSPIIVFVFCICTLSLFFSLYLTKWVLAKDEGPPEMSEISDAIRDGAEGFFRTQYGAISKMAGILALVILCIYLFRTTTPQQEASGLGRTTSAYITVIAFLLGALCSGLAGFVGMWVSVRANVRVSSAARRSAREALQIAVRAGGFSAIVVVGMAVFGVALLYATFYVWLEVDSPGSMKVTDLPLLLVGYGFGASFVALFAQLGGGIYTKAADVGADLVGKVEQGIPEDDPRNPAVIADLVGDNVGDCAARGADLFESIAAEIISAMILGATMAQRCKIEDPSGFILFPLVVHSFDLVVSSVGILSIRGTRDSGLISPIEDPMAIMQKGYSITILLAVLTFGVSTRWLLYTEQAPTAWLNFALCGLVGIITAYAFVWISKYYTDYKHEPVRLLALSSSTGHGTNIIAGVSLGMESTALPVLVISVAIISAFWLGRTSGLVDESGNPTGGLFGTAVATMGMLSTAAYVLTMDMFGPIADNAGGIVEMSQQPESVREITDILDAVGNTTKATTKGFAIGSAALASFLLFSAYMDEVAAFAQLPFKEVDIAIPEVFVGGLLGSMLIFLFSGWACSAVGRTAQEVVTEVRRQFIERPGIMDYKEKPDYGRCVAIVASASLREMIKPGALAILSPMAVGIIFRILGHATGQPLLGAKVVASMLMFATVTGILMALFLNTSGGAWDNAKKYIETGALGGKGSESHKAAITGDTVGDPFKDTAGPSIHVLIKMLATITLVMAPIFL, from the exons ATGATGGAAAGTGACATGGAAAATGGAAGACCATATCAGGAGAGACCAAGAACTTTTTCCACTGTACGGAGTAAATCATCTATACCACTG GTCTTCCGATTGTTGATGAAGATAAATCCCCGTGCCCTgattgttcttcttcttttggtcGTCAGTGGTGTCTTCTTTTTAGGAGCAAGTACATCGCCAATTATAGTCTTCGTGTTCTGTATATGTACTCTCAGTTTATTCTTCTCTCTCTACCTCACCAAGTGGGTTCTTGCCAAGGATGAAGGACCCCCAGAAATGTCCGAG ATATCTGATGCCATAAGAGATGGTGCTGAAGGATTTTTTAGGACACAATATGGAGCAATTTCTAAAATGGCTGGCATCCTGGCACTTGTCATCCTTTGCATCTATCTCTTTCGCACTACCACCCCACAGCAGGAGGCATCAGGCCTAGGAAG GACAACATCTGCATATATTACAGTTATTGCCTTCCTTCTTGGAGCTTTGTGCTCTGGACTAGCTGGATTTGTTGGGATGTGGGTCTCCGTACGTGCAAATGTTAGAGTTTCAAGTGCTGCTCGGCGGTCTGCGAGGGAAGCATTGCAG ATTGCTGTCCGTGCAGGTGGTTTCTCAGCAATTGTAGTTGTTGGCATGGCTGTATTTGGTGTGGCATTACTCTATGCAACATTTTATGTTTGGCTTGAAGTAGATTCACCTGGTTCAATGAAGGTTACAGACT TGCCTCTTCTCCTTGTGGGTTACGGATTTGGTGCGTCGTTTGTTGCACTTTTTGCTCAGTTGGGTGGTGGGATATACACCAAAGCTGCTGATGTCGGAGCTGATCTTGTTGGAAAAGTTGAGCAGGGAATACCGGAAGATGATCCTCGTAATCCTGCTGTCATTGCTGACTTG GTTGGTGATAATGTTGGAGATTGTGCTGCCCGAGGTGCTGATCTTTTTGAGAGCATAGCAGCAGAAATTATCAGTGCAATGATACTTGGTGCCACAATGGCGCAACGCTGCAAAATCGAAG ACCCCTCTGGCTTTATTCTGTTTCCTCTTGTTGTCCATTCTTTTGACCTGGTGGTGTCATCGGTTGGAATACTCTCAATTAGGGGGACACGTGACTCTGGATTAATATCCCCTATTGAAGATCCCATGGCAATTATGCAGAAAGGCTATTCTATTACTATACTGCTTGCTGTTCTTACCTTTGGAGTG TCTACTCGTTGGCTCCTGTACACTGAACAAGCGCCTACTGCATGGCTCAATTTCGCCTTGTGTGGCTTGGTGGGCATCATCACAGCATATGCTTTTGTTTGGATTTCCAAGTATTATACAGATTATAAACACGAACCTGTCCGCCTTTTGGCTCTTTCAAGTTCCACAGGACATGGAACTAATATTATTGCTGGAGTAAGTTTGGGAATGGAATCAACAGCCTTACCAGTTCTAGTGATAAGTGTAGCCATTATATCAGCATTTTGGTTGGGACGTACCTCTGGCTTGGTAGATGAGTCTGGTAACCCAACTGGTGGTCTTTTTGGGACAGCTGTAGCTACAATGGGGATGCTAAGCACAGCAGCATATGTTCTCACCATGGACATGTTTGGTCCTATAGCTGACAATGCTGGTGGTATTGTGGAGATGAGCCAGCAG CCTGAAAGTGTTAGGGAAATCACAGACATTCTAGATGCTGTGGGTAACACAACGAAAGCTACCACAAAGGGGTTTGCTATAGGGTCAGCGGCACTGGCTTCCTTTCTCCTGTTCAGTGCGTATATGGATGAAGTAGCTGCTTTTGCACAATTACCGTTCAAAgag GTTGACATAGCAATTCCAGAGGTTTTTGTTGGTGGTTTACTAGGCTCAATGCTTATATTTCTATTTAGTGGATGGGCTTGTTCAGCTGTTGGCAGAACTGCACAGGAAGTTGTTACTGAGGTCAGGAGACAGTTTATTGAGAGGCCTGGCATTATG GACTACAAAGAGAAGCCTGATTATGGTCGTTGTGTTGCAATTGTGGCATCTGCATCCTTGAGAGAAATGATAAAGCCAGGGGCTTTAGCAATTTTGTCACCCATGGCTGTTG GCATTATCTTCCGGATTTTGGGACATGCTACTGGCCAGCCTCTTCTTGGAGCTAAAGTTGTCGCCTCTATGCTCATGTTTGCGACCGTTACTGGTATCCTGATGGCACTCTTCTTGAACACTTCTGGTGGTGCCTGGGACAATGCTAAGAAGTACATTGAGACTGGTGCACTTGGTGGTAAAGGCAGTGAGTCTCACAAGGCTGCAATTACTGGTGATAC GGTTGGAGATCCGTTTAAAGATACGGCCGGGCCTTCAATTCATGTTCTTATTAAGATGCTAGCCACAATCACATTAGTCATGGCGCCAATATTTTTGTGA
- the LOC104582218 gene encoding vegetative cell wall protein gp1-like: MRCAHVRRPRTVPLAVVLPAPAPLAGVSPAPTALAAAPPASTLPAIAPLSFTLPDRASPASPEYTPSMEWLLSGPAPPMLGEEADFLVALAPPPPPLYCPIHGHGPCPTRDGTAPRLPSPTPPATPPGVDVNTSAGDDLEDRRDEDGGLEAVPQEARRILRRYAAAMAAHCTGTGAGGWNPAALGLSSVEGGPSPK, translated from the coding sequence ATGCGGTGTGCCCATGTGCGCCGCCCGCGCACTGTGCCCCTGGCCGTCGTGCTCCCGGCCCCTGCGCCCCTGGCCGGCGTGTCCCCGGCCCCCACAGCcctggccgccgcgcccccggcctcAACCTTGCCGGCCATCGCACCGCTATCCTTCACGCTGCCAGACCGCGCGTCGCCGGCCTCCCCAGAGTACACACCCTCCATGGAGTGGTTGTTGTcggggccggcgccgcccatgCTTGGCGAGGAGGCTGATTTCCTGGTCGCACTtgcgcctccaccaccgccccTCTACTGCCCTATCCATGGCCATGGACCATGCCCTACGCGCGACGGCACGGCACCACGACTTCCGTCTCCAACTCCGCCGGCGACTCCTCCGGGCGTCGACGTCAACAcctccgccggcgacgacctTGAAGATAGACGAGACGAGGACGGGGGGCTCGAAGCCGTGCCCCAGGAAGCGCGGAGGATCCTCCGCCGGTacgcggccgccatggccgcccatTGCACGGGGACGGGTGCCGGCGGGTGGAACCCGGCCGCCCTTGGTCTCTCCTCCGTTGAGGGGGGGCCATCCCCCAAATGA
- the LOC104582219 gene encoding zinc finger protein 8: MAAPHGTISPLPPSFVRGPPDQPAALSDATFRLFGRDFSNDGGAQQPPKEEDDNEAAAADGILELGAAAGGETEARKQFECHYCCRNFPTSQALGGHQNAHKRERQHARRAHLEASLAAAHFLPAAHHHLYGALFGAMSPQPPPPPPQYPLWAGSVPPGMYGGVAARSAGPYGGGMPMPGLWRPSPVVAGKNDEAAAGSGEMVMSVVTTSFPSCLSGRSPTEIGRSSDMGQQKEAVSLDLCL; this comes from the coding sequence atggccgcgccgcATGGCACCatctcgccgctgccgccgtcctTCGTCCGCGGGCCACCCGACCAACCAGCGGCATTGTCCGACGCCACGTTCCGCCTCTTCGGCCGCGACTTCTCcaacgacggcggcgcccagCAGCCACCCAAGGAAGAGGACGACAACGAGGCCGCTGCTGCAGACGGCATCCTCGAgctgggggcggcggcaggaggggAGACGGAGGCAAGGAAGCAGTTCGAGTGCCACTACTGCTGCCGCAACTTCCCGACGTCGCAGGCGCTGGGGGGACACCAGAACGCGCACAAGCGGGAGCGCCAGCACGCGCGCCGCGCCCACCTCgaggcctccctcgccgccgcccacttcctccctgccgcccaccaccacctctACGGCGCCCTCTTCGGCGCCATGTccccccagccgccgccgccgccgccgcagtacCCGCTGTGGGCAGGCTCCGTGCCCCCCGGGATGTacggcggcgtggcggcgcgctCGGCGGGGCCGTACGGCGGCGGCATGCCCATGCCGGGGTTATGGAGACCGTCGCCAGTGGTGGCCGGGAAGAACGatgaagcggcggcggggtcgggaGAGATGGTGATGAGCGTGGTGACGACGTCGTTCCCGTCCTGCCTCTCCGGCCGGTCGCCGACGGAGATAGGCAGGTCGTCTGATATGGGACAGCAGAAGGAGGCGGTTAGCTTGGACCTCTGCTTGTAG